In Desulfovibrio litoralis DSM 11393, a genomic segment contains:
- a CDS encoding 4Fe-4S binding protein — protein sequence MKLAVASGKGGAGKTMVSAALAMVWERPCVVVDADVEAPNLHLFLSPEMKESEPVYLEVPVLNKELCTLCGACRKLCKFGAIAKLGSSLNIFPDLCHGCGGCFEVCPELAFSVGQRELGTLETGTILSGKNLFIMGRSRIGESMTPPLLRAVYEHTNQLLKTYAQKDGELDVIIDSPPGVSCPAVTVARDADILLLVVEPTPFGFYDFKLAHQAFQNLNKPIGIVMNRVGIQGNEHGEKLVREYCLEYCLPIFMELPFERGVAEAYSQGVVISTLSFEWNKRFVVLAEALQRFAKGGTHV from the coding sequence AACCATGGTTAGTGCCGCATTGGCGATGGTTTGGGAAAGACCTTGCGTGGTGGTTGACGCCGACGTAGAAGCCCCCAATCTCCACTTGTTTTTATCGCCAGAAATGAAAGAGAGCGAGCCGGTCTATCTTGAAGTTCCCGTATTAAATAAAGAGCTTTGCACTTTATGCGGAGCTTGTCGCAAGCTTTGTAAGTTTGGAGCTATTGCTAAGCTTGGATCTTCTCTCAATATCTTTCCAGATTTGTGTCATGGTTGTGGCGGATGTTTTGAAGTTTGTCCCGAACTTGCTTTTTCTGTTGGACAAAGAGAACTTGGAACTTTAGAAACAGGCACAATACTTTCGGGTAAAAATCTTTTTATTATGGGGCGTTCAAGAATTGGGGAATCTATGACTCCGCCTTTGTTGCGAGCCGTTTATGAACATACCAATCAGCTTTTGAAAACTTATGCTCAAAAAGATGGGGAACTAGACGTTATTATAGATTCTCCCCCCGGTGTTAGTTGCCCTGCCGTTACTGTCGCACGAGATGCGGATATACTTTTATTGGTTGTTGAACCGACGCCTTTTGGTTTTTATGATTTTAAGTTGGCACATCAGGCTTTTCAGAACCTCAATAAGCCAATCGGAATCGTCATGAACAGAGTGGGTATACAAGGTAATGAGCATGGGGAAAAGCTTGTGCGAGAATATTGCTTGGAATACTGCTTGCCGATTTTTATGGAATTGCCGTTTGAACGAGGTGTTGCGGAAGCTTATTCGCAAGGTGTGGTTATTTCTACTCTTTCTTTTGAGTGGAACAAGCGTTTTGTTGTTTTAGCCGAGGCGTTACAGCGTTTTGCAAAAGGGGGGACTCATGTATGA
- a CDS encoding ATP-binding protein → MYEIVIISGKGGTGKTSVATSFAHLLDRGVICDLDVDAPDLHIILEPKNELHTEFISGYEAELSQETCSLCGLCYDKCKFGAVIKTHENSFKIDSLRCEGCGVCAELCPTKAIKLTEKKSGDWYYSKSRFGPFIHALLLPGQENSGRLVSLLKQKSREYAKKEKLDFILYDGSPGIGCPVISSISGADLVVAVVEPSPSGRHDFVRVADLCEHFGIPVVVLINKADINSSETQALKTFCKERKYKVIAELPFSHDVTMAMVKKRAITETESPLGKILISAWNEVKEIAFSKSKKINKL, encoded by the coding sequence ATGTATGAAATTGTTATTATAAGTGGTAAGGGAGGAACGGGAAAGACCTCTGTGGCGACCAGTTTTGCCCACCTACTTGATAGAGGTGTAATTTGCGACCTTGACGTTGATGCCCCTGATTTACATATTATTCTTGAACCAAAAAATGAATTGCATACCGAATTTATTTCAGGCTATGAGGCGGAACTTTCTCAGGAAACCTGTAGCCTTTGCGGGCTTTGTTATGATAAATGTAAGTTTGGTGCTGTCATCAAAACCCATGAGAATAGCTTTAAAATCGACTCGCTACGCTGTGAGGGGTGTGGCGTTTGTGCTGAACTTTGTCCAACAAAAGCAATTAAATTGACTGAAAAAAAATCAGGTGATTGGTATTATAGCAAGAGCCGTTTTGGTCCTTTTATTCATGCCTTGCTTTTACCCGGTCAGGAAAACTCTGGGCGTTTGGTTTCGCTTTTAAAACAAAAATCAAGAGAATATGCCAAAAAAGAAAAGCTCGACTTTATTCTCTATGATGGTTCACCCGGAATAGGTTGCCCCGTAATAAGCTCAATATCTGGTGCTGATTTGGTTGTGGCGGTTGTTGAACCCTCTCCCTCCGGGCGACATGATTTTGTGCGTGTGGCTGATTTGTGTGAACACTTTGGCATTCCTGTTGTCGTCTTGATTAATAAAGCAGATATAAACAGTTCCGAAACTCAGGCTCTTAAAACTTTTTGTAAAGAGCGAAAATATAAAGTTATCGCCGAACTACCTTTTTCCCATGATGTAACTATGGCTATGGTAAAAAAACGTGCAATTACTGAAACCGAATCTCCTTTAGGCAAAATTTTGATTTCTGCTTGGAACGAGGTGAAAGAGATTGCGTTCTCTAAATCGAAAAAAATCAATAAACTGTAA
- a CDS encoding NifB/NifX family molybdenum-iron cluster-binding protein, producing MNNLRIAIPSNNPGGLDAGMGMHFGHCDIYTIVDIEGGAVKTVSTLENVPHVQGGCLAPVQHLASHNVKALLAGGMGMRPLMGFRQVGIDAYFAGSFATVGQAVQAFIDGKLPAFSTEFTCGGGK from the coding sequence ATGAATAATCTTAGAATAGCAATTCCTTCAAATAATCCCGGTGGTCTTGATGCGGGTATGGGTATGCACTTTGGACATTGTGATATTTATACTATTGTTGATATTGAAGGCGGAGCTGTGAAAACTGTTTCTACTTTGGAAAACGTACCCCATGTTCAGGGCGGTTGTTTGGCTCCGGTTCAACATTTAGCCTCTCACAACGTTAAAGCGTTATTGGCTGGCGGAATGGGAATGCGTCCGCTTATGGGTTTTCGCCAGGTGGGTATTGATGCGTACTTTGCCGGCTCTTTTGCAACAGTAGGTCAGGCGGTTCAGGCATTCATTGACGGTAAATTACCGGCTTTTTCAACTGAATTCACCTGTGGTGGCGGAAAATAA
- a CDS encoding SLC13 family permease, producing MEDICSPAVMTLIVLGIMAILFVTELVPLTITAMGGAITLGLLGIIPASTVFSGLSNSTVVLFAGMFVIGAAMFHTGLAQKVGVFAVKSFGTSEKSLMFGTMLIAAVLSSISSNTGTTAALMPVIIGICSVAKIPASRQLMPLAFAAGFGGTITLVGTPPNIIANGALKGAALAPFGFFEFALIGIPITIVGMLYMMFIGNKLLPKTEGNAEAAAEAGDLTADAKPTSNDPKKMWITGLTLLAVVVVMALDIKRIPLEMAAVAGAIFLVLTGCLKEKEAYRGIDWVTIFLFAGMMPVATALDKSGAGKMIADGVISLMGGNPSPYALTAILFLLSAILTQFMSNTASAALLCPIGISIAKGIGASPHGVIMAIAIAASCAFATPIGTPPNTLVLGAGNYRFMDYVKVGGPLVFIYFILCSILIPIIWPFNIVAPIVAQ from the coding sequence ATGGAAGATATTTGCTCTCCTGCGGTTATGACATTAATCGTACTTGGGATTATGGCTATTTTATTTGTAACCGAGCTTGTTCCTCTAACCATCACTGCGATGGGAGGTGCTATTACTTTAGGTCTTTTAGGAATTATTCCGGCATCAACTGTTTTTTCCGGACTTTCTAATTCAACTGTCGTACTTTTCGCCGGTATGTTTGTTATCGGTGCGGCAATGTTCCACACGGGCTTGGCTCAAAAAGTCGGTGTATTTGCCGTTAAAAGCTTTGGAACTAGCGAAAAAAGCTTGATGTTTGGAACTATGCTCATCGCCGCCGTTTTATCTTCCATTTCTTCCAACACAGGGACAACCGCGGCTTTAATGCCTGTTATTATCGGTATTTGTTCTGTTGCTAAAATTCCGGCATCAAGACAATTAATGCCTCTTGCTTTTGCCGCAGGTTTTGGCGGAACAATCACACTCGTCGGAACTCCACCTAATATTATTGCCAACGGAGCATTAAAAGGTGCGGCATTAGCACCGTTTGGCTTTTTTGAATTTGCCTTGATAGGCATTCCTATAACCATTGTGGGTATGCTTTACATGATGTTTATCGGAAACAAGTTATTACCCAAAACAGAAGGTAACGCAGAAGCCGCCGCAGAAGCCGGCGACTTAACCGCAGACGCCAAACCCACATCAAATGACCCTAAAAAAATGTGGATCACCGGGCTTACTCTTTTAGCTGTTGTTGTCGTTATGGCTCTTGATATAAAGAGAATCCCTTTAGAAATGGCTGCTGTTGCCGGAGCTATTTTCCTTGTTCTAACCGGTTGTCTTAAAGAAAAAGAAGCTTACCGCGGCATTGATTGGGTAACGATCTTCCTTTTTGCAGGAATGATGCCTGTTGCGACTGCCCTTGATAAAAGCGGTGCGGGTAAAATGATTGCAGACGGTGTAATAAGTTTAATGGGCGGAAATCCCTCTCCTTATGCACTAACTGCAATTCTATTTTTATTAAGTGCCATACTGACACAATTTATGTCAAATACCGCTTCGGCTGCTTTATTGTGCCCGATTGGAATATCTATCGCAAAAGGAATCGGGGCATCACCACACGGAGTTATTATGGCTATTGCCATTGCGGCTTCCTGTGCTTTTGCTACTCCTATCGGAACTCCGCCAAACACACTGGTTTTAGGAGCAGGAAACTATAGATTTATGGATTATGTAAAAGTCGGCGGTCCGCTGGTTTTTATATATTTCATATTATGTTCCATATTAATTCCAATTATTTGGCCGTTTAATATTGTTGCCCCTATAGTAGCTCAATAA
- a CDS encoding Fe-S-containing hydro-lyase produces MATYHLTTPLQKKDLALLRSGDLVLLSGIIYSARDAAHKRIIDALEKGQKPPFELEGAAIYYMGPTPAPKGFAIGSAGPTTSYRMDAYAPKLYSLGLGASIGKGKRTPPVIDAMKKYTGVYLGATGGAGALISKCITASEVIAYEDLGAEAVRKLTVKDFPLLVINDSVGGELYVKPNFEF; encoded by the coding sequence ATGGCAACTTATCACTTAACCACACCATTGCAAAAAAAAGATCTTGCCTTACTTAGAAGCGGAGATTTGGTTTTATTAAGCGGAATAATCTATTCGGCACGAGACGCAGCCCATAAACGCATTATAGACGCCCTTGAAAAAGGACAAAAACCACCTTTTGAGCTTGAAGGAGCCGCTATCTATTATATGGGGCCAACCCCTGCACCAAAAGGTTTTGCTATAGGTTCAGCCGGACCAACCACCTCTTACCGCATGGACGCTTATGCTCCCAAACTTTATAGTTTGGGCTTAGGGGCAAGTATAGGTAAAGGGAAACGCACTCCACCCGTTATAGACGCAATGAAAAAATATACCGGCGTTTATCTTGGAGCAACAGGCGGAGCAGGAGCGTTGATTTCAAAATGTATCACCGCCTCAGAGGTTATCGCGTATGAAGACCTTGGAGCAGAAGCCGTCAGAAAATTAACAGTAAAAGACTTTCCTCTTTTGGTGATTAACGATTCTGTTGGTGGTGAACTTTATGTAAAACCAAACTTTGAATTTTAA
- a CDS encoding fumarate hydratase — MKNIKAKEIHKAVVDMILDCNRILRDDIRRAFVKAQKDETTPVAQEIFRQLLENADYAKESGLALCQDCGVSVFFVEYGEDIHIEGGSLKEVLNQATIEAYDKGCLRKSVCDPFTRKNTGNNTPAMIHTEIVPGNKLSIRYMAKGGGSENMSRTTMLTPSQGWAGIKDFVVRRMAEAGPNPCPPTIVGVGIGGTFDIVSGLAKKALFRSLDTPHPDPAVAALEQELFEAINALGTGPMGLGGKTTCLGVKIEVMPCHIASLPVAINVQCHSSRHGEVTF, encoded by the coding sequence ATGAAAAATATTAAAGCAAAAGAAATACACAAAGCCGTTGTTGATATGATTTTAGATTGTAATCGTATCTTACGCGATGATATTCGCAGGGCTTTTGTAAAAGCACAAAAAGACGAAACAACTCCGGTTGCCCAAGAAATATTCCGCCAACTCCTTGAAAATGCTGATTACGCAAAAGAAAGTGGTTTAGCGTTATGTCAAGACTGTGGCGTTTCCGTATTTTTTGTCGAATATGGTGAAGACATTCATATTGAAGGGGGCAGTCTTAAAGAAGTTCTTAACCAAGCGACCATAGAAGCTTATGATAAAGGCTGTTTAAGAAAATCCGTTTGCGACCCTTTTACTCGTAAAAATACAGGCAATAATACTCCGGCGATGATTCACACCGAAATTGTTCCCGGAAATAAACTCAGTATTCGCTATATGGCAAAAGGCGGAGGTTCGGAAAATATGAGCCGAACCACCATGCTTACCCCATCTCAAGGTTGGGCAGGGATAAAAGACTTTGTCGTACGCCGTATGGCAGAAGCCGGACCAAACCCTTGCCCCCCTACGATTGTTGGTGTCGGAATAGGCGGAACCTTTGATATCGTTTCAGGCTTGGCTAAAAAAGCCCTTTTTCGCTCGCTTGATACTCCACACCCCGACCCTGCTGTTGCCGCTTTGGAACAAGAGTTGTTTGAAGCAATTAACGCACTTGGAACAGGACCTATGGGTTTAGGCGGAAAAACCACCTGTCTGGGTGTTAAAATAGAAGTTATGCCTTGTCATATTGCCAGTTTACCTGTTGCGATTAATGTACAATGCCACTCTTCAAGACACGGGGAGGTAACCTTCTAA
- a CDS encoding fumarate reductase iron-sulfur subunit has protein sequence MGRKLRIEVLRYNPLDPASTPHMQTYHLEEHPSMTLFVALMQIRETQDPTLQFDFCCRAGICGSCGMVINGRPGLACCTQTRDLPDHIVLHPLPVFKLVGDLSVDTGSWFRNVGTRIESWIHNNKTFDENAQEDRMENELAVQIFELDRCIECGCCIAACGTARMREDFMGATTINRMARFCLDPRDNRDVQDFYELIGNDQGVFGCMGLLGCEDVCPKKLPLQDQLGIMRRMLALHSVKNIIPRSILNKMEKKCGCQDKHK, from the coding sequence ATGGGACGCAAACTACGCATTGAAGTATTACGCTATAACCCGTTAGACCCTGCCAGTACCCCACACATGCAGACATATCACTTAGAAGAACACCCAAGCATGACTCTTTTTGTCGCACTAATGCAAATTCGTGAAACTCAAGATCCGACTTTACAGTTCGACTTTTGTTGCAGGGCGGGTATCTGTGGTTCTTGCGGAATGGTAATAAACGGTCGCCCCGGGCTTGCCTGTTGCACTCAAACAAGAGACCTCCCCGATCATATTGTTTTACACCCGCTTCCGGTATTTAAACTTGTCGGCGATCTTTCCGTCGATACCGGATCATGGTTTCGTAATGTTGGAACTCGTATCGAATCGTGGATACACAACAACAAAACTTTTGACGAAAATGCTCAAGAAGACCGCATGGAAAATGAGCTTGCCGTACAGATTTTTGAGCTTGACCGCTGTATAGAGTGTGGCTGTTGTATTGCTGCCTGCGGAACAGCCAGAATGCGTGAAGATTTTATGGGTGCAACAACAATTAACCGTATGGCTCGCTTTTGTCTTGACCCTCGTGATAATCGTGATGTCCAAGATTTTTACGAACTGATCGGAAACGATCAAGGCGTATTTGGTTGTATGGGCTTACTTGGTTGTGAAGATGTTTGTCCTAAAAAACTTCCGCTTCAAGACCAATTAGGTATAATGAGAAGAATGCTTGCTTTACATTCCGTAAAAAATATTATTCCTCGCAGTATCTTAAATAAGATGGAAAAAAAGTGCGGCTGTCAAGACAAGCATAAATAA
- a CDS encoding fumarate reductase flavoprotein subunit: MRIFQTDLLCMGAGLAGERVAIEAAQAGFNAICLSVVPPKRSHSSAAMGGMQAALGNSAMSEGDSPDIHFTDTVKGSDWGCDQEVARLFANTAPIAMREMAWMGVPWSRVVPGVHTYYKGGKPFEATEKEEKRGLIHSRAFGGTAKWRTCYTSDGTGHSVLFTLDNRLLQLGVEVHDRTQAEALIHDGEKCLGCIVRCLRTGELMAYLAKVTLIATGGYGRIYPATTNAIICDGGGQITALDTSVVALGNMEAVQFHPTGTVPTDILVTEGCRGDGGTLLDVNEYRFMPDYEPEKAELASRDVVSRRMVEHMRKGFGVQSPYGEHLWLDIRHLGEKHITTNLREVYDISTKFLGVNPIHQLIPVRPTHHYSMGGVRTNKDGASYGLKGLFSAGEAACWDMHGFNRLGGNSLAETIVAGRIIGKKVVEYLQGNETTFNTAMVNSTYKQVEERINNMVHGRKGKENCYELRSQLHKTMMDNVGIFRNAKDLQTAVDELQELLQRSEKIALVGNNIGFNPELSMALRIRGMIKLGLCTAYGALMRTESRGAHSREDYPERNDEKWLNRTLATWKEGDTLPTLTYEPATPYFEIPPGDRGYGGGKIIEAKIPAEQIKPFGNAELKV, encoded by the coding sequence ATGCGTATATTTCAAACAGATTTATTATGTATGGGAGCAGGTCTTGCCGGTGAACGCGTCGCTATAGAAGCCGCTCAAGCAGGATTTAACGCTATTTGCCTTTCTGTTGTACCACCAAAACGCTCTCACTCTTCCGCTGCAATGGGCGGTATGCAGGCGGCTCTCGGAAACTCAGCAATGAGCGAAGGCGATAGCCCCGATATTCACTTTACCGATACGGTTAAAGGTTCTGACTGGGGTTGCGACCAAGAAGTCGCCAGACTTTTCGCCAATACTGCCCCTATCGCCATGCGTGAAATGGCGTGGATGGGCGTTCCTTGGAGTAGGGTTGTTCCGGGTGTTCATACCTATTATAAAGGCGGAAAACCCTTTGAAGCCACCGAAAAAGAAGAAAAACGCGGTTTAATCCACTCCCGTGCCTTTGGAGGTACTGCAAAATGGCGTACCTGTTACACCTCAGACGGAACAGGACACTCAGTTTTATTTACTCTAGACAATCGCCTTTTACAACTTGGCGTTGAAGTCCATGACCGCACTCAAGCCGAAGCTTTGATTCATGACGGTGAAAAATGTTTGGGCTGTATCGTGCGTTGTTTGCGTACGGGCGAGCTTATGGCATATTTGGCAAAAGTAACCCTAATCGCAACAGGCGGTTACGGTCGTATCTATCCGGCAACCACCAACGCCATAATTTGTGATGGAGGCGGGCAAATAACCGCTCTTGATACCAGTGTCGTTGCTCTGGGAAATATGGAAGCCGTACAGTTTCACCCAACCGGAACAGTTCCGACCGATATTTTAGTAACCGAAGGTTGTCGCGGAGACGGCGGAACTTTATTAGACGTAAACGAATATCGTTTTATGCCTGATTATGAACCAGAAAAAGCCGAACTCGCCTCAAGAGACGTTGTTTCTCGTCGTATGGTTGAACATATGCGTAAAGGTTTTGGAGTACAAAGTCCATATGGTGAACATCTTTGGTTAGATATTCGTCATCTTGGTGAAAAACATATTACCACTAACTTGCGTGAAGTTTATGACATTTCCACAAAATTCTTAGGCGTTAACCCTATTCATCAGCTTATTCCCGTTCGCCCGACCCACCACTATAGCATGGGCGGAGTGCGTACCAATAAAGACGGTGCCTCTTATGGCTTAAAAGGCTTATTCTCAGCCGGAGAAGCCGCCTGTTGGGATATGCACGGCTTTAACCGTCTTGGTGGAAACTCTCTCGCCGAAACCATTGTTGCCGGTCGTATTATCGGTAAAAAAGTAGTAGAATATTTACAAGGCAACGAAACTACTTTTAATACCGCTATGGTCAACTCTACTTACAAACAAGTTGAAGAGCGTATCAATAATATGGTTCACGGACGCAAAGGGAAAGAAAATTGCTACGAGTTGCGTTCTCAGCTTCATAAAACCATGATGGACAACGTTGGAATTTTCCGTAACGCAAAAGACCTTCAAACCGCTGTTGATGAACTTCAAGAGTTGTTACAACGCTCTGAAAAAATCGCTCTTGTCGGGAATAATATCGGTTTTAACCCCGAGCTTTCAATGGCGTTGCGTATTCGTGGCATGATTAAACTTGGTTTATGTACTGCCTACGGGGCGTTAATGCGTACCGAAAGCCGTGGGGCTCATTCTCGTGAAGATTATCCTGAGCGTAACGACGAAAAATGGCTTAACCGTACACTTGCGACTTGGAAAGAAGGAGATACGCTTCCAACTTTAACTTATGAGCCGGCTACTCCTTATTTTGAAATTCCTCCGGGAGACAGAGGGTATGGTGGTGGAAAAATTATTGAAGCCAAAATTCCCGCTGAACAAATTAAACCATTCGGCAACGCAGAGCTAAAGGTCTAA
- a CDS encoding DNA-3-methyladenine glycosylase I, whose protein sequence is MSDTLIRCPWSIKTQTETIYHDEEWGVPCRDDQKQFEFLVLESAQAGLSWSTILNKRAGYKKCYHNFKPEIVAEFTEQDVESLLQDPSIVRNRKKIEASINNARCFLEIVAKYGKFSKYIWDFVDGKPICNSWKEITELPAKTQLSDLIAKDLKQKGFKFLGSTTIYAHMQATGLVNDHLTSCFRYETIKNFK, encoded by the coding sequence ATGTCAGACACTCTCATACGTTGCCCTTGGTCTATAAAAACCCAAACAGAAACTATTTATCACGACGAAGAATGGGGCGTTCCCTGTAGAGACGACCAAAAACAATTTGAATTTTTAGTGCTTGAATCTGCTCAAGCCGGTTTATCATGGTCAACTATTTTAAATAAAAGAGCGGGCTATAAAAAATGTTATCATAACTTTAAACCTGAAATTGTAGCAGAATTTACAGAACAAGACGTAGAAAGCCTCTTACAAGACCCCAGTATTGTAAGAAATCGCAAGAAAATCGAAGCTTCTATCAATAACGCACGTTGTTTCTTAGAAATTGTCGCAAAATACGGAAAGTTTTCTAAATATATCTGGGATTTTGTTGATGGAAAACCAATTTGCAATAGCTGGAAAGAAATAACGGAACTTCCCGCAAAAACTCAATTATCAGATTTGATCGCCAAAGACCTTAAACAAAAAGGCTTTAAGTTTTTGGGTTCAACAACAATTTATGCCCACATGCAAGCAACGGGTTTGGTGAATGATCATTTAACCTCTTGTTTTCGTTACGAAACTATTAAGAACTTTAAATAA